The DNA window AATTACCAAAGAAATAATAGCTAGTATTTTTTTCACTTCAACCTCCAATATTACAAAAATAAGTTGTTAATACTTATTTGTTTTTTGTTTTGGCTTTTTCTATTAATGGTTTCTTTCCCTTTCTACTTTGTGCAAAAGCTTCAACTATTATTTCAGCTTCTTTAAAAGGCACAGAAACAAATGAGAAACCTTCATAAACTTCAGCATTTTTAATATAGCTTTGTTTTACTTTAGCTTTTTTGATAATAAATTCAACTAATTTTTTAGGAGTCATGCCATCTTTTCTTCCCATAGCAATAAATAATCTTGTTTTACCAGTGTCTTCCATTTTGACAGGAGAAATTTCATTATAGTTACTTTCATCTAAAACATCACTATATGATAATTTTAATAAAGAGGCAACAATATTTTCAGCATCTTCCATTTTAAGCAAGTCTTTGGCTAATTTTTTAAATTTATCATAATCATTGTCTATTAAAATTTGTCCTATATCATCTATTATTCTGAACTTTTTAGCTTGAATAACATCTTTAACATCAGGTAATTTTTCTTTTTTAATTTCTTTTTTTACTGCTTTTTGAATTTGTAAAAGTCTTCTATACTCCTGTGGAGTTATAAAAGTTATAGCAGTTCCTTCTTTACCAGCACGCCCTGTTCTACCTATTCTATGTACATAACTTTCAACTTCTTGTGGAATAGCATAGTTTATAACATGGCTTAAATCATTGATATCTATACCTCTTGCAGCCACATCTGTTGCAACAAGGATATTTATTTTCTTAGTTTTAAATCTTTTTAAAGTAACTTCTCTATAATTTTGCCCTATATCTCCATGTAGACCTTCTGCATCATAACCTCTGTCATTTAATCTTCCAACAATTTCAT is part of the Fusobacterium nucleatum genome and encodes:
- a CDS encoding DEAD/DEAH box helicase, whose protein sequence is MEQLEKLKEFRELGLGEKVLKVLSKKGYESPTPIQRLTIPALLKNDKDIIGQAQTGTGKTAAFSLPIIENFENLEHIQAIVLTPTRELALQVAEEMNSLSTSKKMKVIPVYGGQSIDIQRKLIKTGVDVVVGTPGRVIDLIERKLLKLNSLKYFILDEADEMLNMGFVEDIEKILTFTNEDKRMLFFSATMPDEIMKVAKTHMKEYEVLAVKSRELTTDLTEQIYFEVNERDKFEALCRIIDLTKEFYGIIFCRTKTDVNEIVGRLNDRGYDAEGLHGDIGQNYREVTLKRFKTKKINILVATDVAARGIDINDLSHVINYAIPQEVESYVHRIGRTGRAGKEGTAITFITPQEYRRLLQIQKAVKKEIKKEKLPDVKDVIQAKKFRIIDDIGQILIDNDYDKFKKLAKDLLKMEDAENIVASLLKLSYSDVLDESNYNEISPVKMEDTGKTRLFIAMGRKDGMTPKKLVEFIIKKAKVKQSYIKNAEVYEGFSFVSVPFKEAEIIVEAFAQSRKGKKPLIEKAKTKNK